From the Bacillota bacterium genome, one window contains:
- a CDS encoding aminomethyl-transferring glycine dehydrogenase subunit GcvPB — translation MTMPLIFERSEAGRKAYSLPPCDVPRKDVTELLPGWALRKTPPALPEVSEVDLVRHYTKLSQRNHGVDVGFYPLGSCTMKYNPKVNEDAAALPGFTNLHPYEPEDLVQGALELMYELGRYLCEIGGMDEITLQPAAGAHGELTGLMIIRAYHESRGDGAKRTKVIVPDSAHGTNPASAAFCGYKVVEVKSDARGGVDLDSLRAVMSDEVAALMLTNPNTLGLFDENIVEIANIVHEAGGLLYYDGANMNAIMGIARPGDMGFDVLHFNLHKTFSTPHGGGGPGSGPVAVKKALAPFLPVPVVDKKDGRFVLDYDRPQSIGKVKAFYGNFNVMVKAYAYIRALGARGLREASENAVLNANYLMRKLAPYYHLPYDRHCKHEFVLSAAHQLACGVHTADIAKMLLDYGFHAPTVYFPLIVREAIMVEPTETESKGTLDAFAAAMVEIARLAETNPEVLHSAPHKMVVGRLDDVTAARRPVLRWRQGEQASGDCGN, via the coding sequence ATGACCATGCCGCTCATCTTCGAGCGAAGCGAGGCCGGCAGGAAGGCATATTCCCTGCCTCCGTGCGACGTCCCGAGGAAGGACGTCACCGAGCTGCTCCCCGGCTGGGCGCTCCGGAAGACCCCTCCAGCCCTGCCGGAGGTGAGCGAGGTAGACCTGGTCCGACACTATACCAAGCTTTCCCAGCGCAACCACGGGGTTGACGTGGGGTTCTACCCTCTCGGCTCATGCACGATGAAGTATAACCCCAAGGTGAACGAGGATGCTGCCGCGTTGCCGGGGTTCACCAACCTCCACCCGTACGAGCCCGAGGACCTCGTCCAGGGCGCTCTAGAGCTCATGTATGAACTGGGGCGCTACCTCTGCGAGATCGGCGGCATGGACGAGATCACGCTGCAGCCTGCGGCGGGCGCCCACGGCGAGCTCACGGGGCTCATGATCATAAGAGCCTATCACGAGAGCCGCGGGGACGGCGCGAAACGCACGAAGGTGATCGTCCCCGATTCCGCCCACGGCACGAACCCCGCAAGCGCGGCGTTTTGCGGGTACAAGGTGGTGGAGGTGAAATCCGACGCGCGCGGTGGTGTCGACCTCGACTCGCTCAGGGCGGTGATGTCCGACGAGGTAGCCGCGCTCATGCTCACAAACCCCAACACGCTGGGGCTCTTCGACGAGAATATCGTGGAGATCGCCAATATAGTGCACGAGGCTGGGGGCCTTTTGTACTACGACGGCGCGAACATGAACGCCATCATGGGCATCGCTCGGCCTGGGGACATGGGGTTCGACGTGCTCCACTTCAACCTTCACAAGACGTTCTCCACGCCTCACGGCGGCGGCGGCCCGGGATCGGGGCCCGTGGCCGTGAAGAAAGCGCTCGCTCCGTTCTTGCCGGTCCCAGTCGTGGACAAAAAGGACGGGCGATTCGTGTTGGACTATGACAGGCCGCAATCCATCGGTAAGGTGAAGGCCTTCTACGGCAACTTCAATGTGATGGTCAAGGCGTACGCGTACATCAGGGCCCTCGGCGCGAGAGGCCTGCGCGAGGCAAGCGAGAACGCGGTTCTCAACGCGAACTACCTGATGAGAAAGCTTGCGCCCTACTATCACCTGCCGTATGATCGACACTGCAAGCATGAGTTCGTCCTCTCAGCGGCACATCAGCTCGCGTGCGGGGTCCACACCGCAGACATCGCGAAGATGCTCCTGGACTACGGGTTCCATGCCCCCACGGTGTACTTCCCCCTCATTGTGAGGGAAGCCATCATGGTGGAGCCCACGGAGACAGAGTCCAAGGGCACGTTGGACGCGTTCGCAGCCGCGATGGTCGAGATCGCCCGCCTGGCGGAGACGAACCCGGAGGTTCTGCACTCTGCACCCCACAAGATGGTTGTGGGGAGGCTGGACGACGTCACCGCGGCACGCAGGCCCGTGCTGCGCTGGAGGCAAGGAGAGCAGGCGAGCGGAGATTGCGGGAATTGA
- the gcvT gene encoding glycine cleavage system aminomethyltransferase GcvT, with product MRKTPFYDLHVSHGARMIEFGGWQMPVYYRGIIEEHRKVREKVGLFDLSHMGEIEVKGPGALEFIQKMTTNDASRLNVGQVQYSVMCYPDGGAVDDILVCRMADRFYLVVNASNAAKDLDWLKTHAGADVTVTDLSDETALLAIQGPESAAVLARLTDVHLDGLYYYHFAEGKVAGVDCIVSRTGYTGEDGFELFFHPRHARHMWDALLEAGRTFDIEPVGLGARDTLRLEMGYALYGHELDPSTNPLEAGLGWVVAMDKGEFIGRDALAAAKERGLSRRLIGFKLLERGVPRAHCEITKDGMVIGEATSASLSPFLGVGIGMCYVTPDAAKPGTRFDVIIRGKGVAAEAVRPPFVKPRVRKAK from the coding sequence ATGAGGAAGACGCCGTTCTATGACCTCCACGTGAGTCACGGCGCGAGGATGATCGAGTTCGGCGGCTGGCAGATGCCCGTTTATTACCGTGGAATCATTGAGGAGCACAGGAAGGTCAGGGAAAAGGTTGGATTGTTCGACCTGTCACACATGGGCGAGATCGAGGTCAAAGGTCCGGGGGCGCTCGAATTCATCCAGAAGATGACCACCAATGACGCGTCGCGCCTAAACGTCGGCCAGGTGCAGTATTCAGTCATGTGCTATCCGGATGGTGGCGCCGTGGACGACATCCTTGTCTGCAGGATGGCGGATAGGTTCTATCTGGTGGTGAATGCCTCCAACGCCGCGAAGGACCTGGACTGGCTGAAGACTCACGCCGGCGCCGATGTCACCGTGACAGACCTCTCGGACGAAACCGCCCTCCTTGCGATCCAAGGGCCCGAGTCTGCGGCGGTGCTGGCCAGGCTGACCGACGTACACTTGGACGGTCTCTACTACTACCATTTCGCGGAAGGCAAGGTGGCCGGGGTAGACTGCATCGTCTCGCGCACTGGATACACCGGTGAGGACGGCTTCGAGCTCTTCTTCCATCCGCGCCATGCCCGGCACATGTGGGACGCCCTCCTGGAGGCGGGGCGCACGTTCGACATCGAGCCCGTCGGGCTGGGGGCGCGCGACACGCTCAGATTGGAGATGGGGTACGCCCTGTATGGTCACGAGTTGGATCCAAGCACGAACCCGCTCGAGGCGGGGCTGGGCTGGGTCGTAGCGATGGACAAGGGCGAGTTCATCGGCAGGGACGCGCTCGCCGCGGCGAAAGAGAGGGGGCTTTCGCGGCGGCTCATAGGCTTCAAGCTGCTCGAACGAGGCGTGCCGAGGGCGCACTGCGAGATCACGAAAGACGGCATGGTGATCGGAGAGGCTACGAGCGCGTCGCTGTCCCCGTTCCTTGGCGTGGGAATCGGCATGTGTTACGTGACGCCGGACGCGGCGAAGCCTGGGACGCGCTTCGATGTCATCATAAGGGGCAAGGGGGTGGCAGCGGAAGCCGTGAGGCCGCCGTTCGTGAAGCCTCGCGTGCGCAAGGCGAAGTGA
- the galT gene encoding galactose-1-phosphate uridylyltransferase: MPELRLDPVTGRWVVVATERAKRPKDFARQDAASHQARPERSETCPFCPGNESATPPEVFSFRRCGTRPNEPGWQVRGVPNKYPALTPEPTVEASTSGIFSVRPAVGAHEVIIESPLHNASPATMSYEDMTQVVRAYVHRYCALADAPGIEYVLIFRNHGRDAGASLEHPHSQIAAVPLVPPVVIEELAGASRYYETTGRCVFCEMIRQELEAGARVVLETPGFIALEPYASKMPFETWILPKEHAPFFQQLAPSTYRELAEVLVDVLGTIGAGLHDPPYNYILHTSPTHERCGSSYHWHIEIFPKLTVAAGFEFGMGVYINVTTPESAAEFLRNQIERVRSGRNSGSQR; this comes from the coding sequence GTGCCTGAGCTGAGGCTTGATCCCGTGACAGGACGTTGGGTGGTGGTTGCCACCGAGCGTGCGAAGAGACCGAAGGACTTCGCCCGTCAAGACGCCGCGTCCCACCAGGCGCGGCCAGAACGAAGCGAAACGTGCCCGTTCTGTCCCGGCAACGAGAGCGCGACGCCGCCGGAGGTATTCTCGTTCCGGCGCTGCGGCACGCGTCCGAACGAGCCAGGCTGGCAGGTGCGGGGTGTTCCGAACAAGTACCCCGCGCTCACGCCCGAGCCGACGGTGGAGGCTTCGACATCTGGCATCTTCAGCGTTAGGCCGGCCGTTGGCGCGCACGAGGTGATCATCGAGTCCCCGCTCCACAACGCGAGCCCGGCGACCATGTCGTACGAGGACATGACACAGGTGGTGCGGGCCTATGTCCATCGGTATTGCGCGCTCGCGGACGCCCCAGGCATCGAGTACGTGCTGATCTTCAGGAACCACGGAAGGGACGCCGGGGCGTCCCTGGAGCACCCGCACTCGCAGATCGCCGCAGTGCCGCTCGTTCCGCCGGTGGTCATCGAGGAGCTCGCGGGCGCGAGCCGGTACTACGAGACCACGGGGCGGTGTGTGTTCTGTGAGATGATCCGCCAGGAACTCGAAGCGGGGGCCCGCGTCGTTCTGGAGACGCCCGGGTTCATCGCGCTGGAGCCATATGCGTCGAAAATGCCTTTCGAGACGTGGATCCTGCCAAAAGAGCACGCGCCGTTCTTTCAACAGCTCGCCCCGTCCACCTACCGCGAACTCGCGGAGGTCCTCGTGGACGTGCTGGGCACCATCGGGGCGGGGCTGCACGATCCGCCGTACAACTACATCCTGCACACCTCGCCCACCCACGAACGGTGTGGGAGCTCTTACCACTGGCACATCGAGATCTTCCCGAAACTCACTGTGGCTGCGGGATTCGAGTTCGGGATGGGCGTATACATCAACGTCACAACGCCAGAGAGCGCGGCGGAATTCCTCAGAAACCAGATTGAAAGAGTGCGGTCCGGGAGGAATTCCGGGTCTCAACGCTAA
- a CDS encoding DUF554 domain-containing protein produces the protein MTGTVINVGAVIAGTAVGLTLRQRMPERISNTVVQSIGLFTLFIGVSMALETKSVLVVLFSVAIGSVIGTAMDVEGWLERTAARVEARFARGEEGRLARGFVAASLLFCVGPMAVLGSIQDGLTGDYRILVTKAVMDGFCSIAFAATLGAGVGLSAGAILVYQGALTLAAAAIKAFLTDAAVREMTATGGLLIMGIAIDMLGIRKVHVANMLPAIVVALALARLVLKA, from the coding sequence TTGACGGGCACGGTAATAAACGTCGGGGCGGTGATAGCAGGCACCGCTGTGGGGCTCACTTTACGACAGAGGATGCCGGAGAGGATATCCAACACAGTAGTCCAGAGCATCGGGCTCTTCACGCTCTTCATCGGAGTTAGCATGGCCCTCGAGACGAAGAGCGTGCTTGTGGTGCTCTTCAGCGTGGCCATAGGATCGGTGATCGGAACAGCCATGGATGTCGAGGGGTGGCTCGAGCGGACGGCGGCGCGCGTGGAAGCCCGCTTTGCGCGCGGTGAGGAGGGCAGGCTCGCGAGAGGATTCGTCGCAGCGAGCCTCTTGTTCTGCGTAGGCCCGATGGCTGTCCTTGGGTCCATCCAGGACGGCCTTACGGGGGATTACCGCATCCTTGTGACAAAGGCGGTGATGGACGGGTTCTGTTCCATCGCTTTCGCGGCCACCCTCGGTGCCGGGGTTGGGCTGTCCGCGGGTGCCATCCTCGTATATCAAGGCGCCCTCACGTTAGCCGCGGCAGCCATAAAGGCGTTTCTTACGGACGCCGCAGTCCGTGAGATGACGGCCACGGGCGGCCTGCTCATCATGGGGATCGCCATCGATATGCTCGGTATCAGGAAGGTCCATGTGGCTAACATGCTCCCGGCGATAGTTGTGGCCCTTGCACTGGCGCGGCTGGTGCTCAAGGCCTGA
- a CDS encoding radical SAM protein — MSEKIRVSTGSAAVLGLLDARLDDAPTTIYLLTGGRCAATCAFCPQARTSSSPDDLLSRVSWPEFEVDRVLEALDGRRPAGAKRVCVQVTRTPGGRAALRRLLPALHALRRGDAARFEISVCYHPATAAEAGEVLALGADRIGIALDAACPEVHARTKPGSWASTMSLLEEAASLFPGRVSTHLIVGLGETEEHMVRVMRRLAAAGITIGLFAFTPVKGTAMERVPQPPIDAYRRVQLARHIIVNGLEGEQGFKFSSGRIVGFGMEPLRVLEIARSGAPFRTSGCPGCNRPYYNERPGAIMYNYPRPLTPAEAERAVFEARLSAESV; from the coding sequence GTGAGCGAAAAGATCAGGGTATCAACGGGAAGCGCGGCGGTCCTGGGCCTTTTGGACGCCCGCCTCGACGACGCGCCGACCACCATCTATCTCCTGACGGGCGGCCGGTGCGCCGCCACGTGCGCGTTCTGTCCGCAGGCGAGGACGAGCAGCTCGCCCGACGACCTGCTGTCCCGCGTCAGCTGGCCCGAGTTTGAGGTGGATCGGGTCCTCGAAGCGCTCGATGGACGCCGGCCCGCGGGCGCGAAACGCGTGTGCGTCCAGGTCACCCGCACGCCGGGCGGGCGTGCGGCCCTGCGCCGGCTCCTTCCGGCGTTGCACGCGCTCAGGCGGGGAGACGCTGCGCGCTTCGAGATATCCGTCTGCTACCATCCCGCCACGGCGGCCGAGGCGGGCGAGGTGCTCGCCCTAGGCGCCGACAGGATCGGGATCGCCCTGGACGCGGCGTGTCCGGAGGTTCACGCGAGGACCAAACCGGGCTCGTGGGCGAGCACGATGTCGCTTCTCGAGGAGGCTGCCAGCCTTTTCCCGGGGCGCGTGAGCACGCACCTGATCGTGGGCCTCGGCGAGACGGAAGAGCACATGGTGCGGGTCATGCGGCGTCTCGCCGCGGCGGGCATCACGATCGGCCTCTTCGCATTCACGCCGGTGAAGGGCACCGCCATGGAGCGAGTGCCGCAGCCGCCCATCGATGCTTACCGCCGGGTGCAGCTGGCACGGCACATCATCGTGAACGGGCTCGAGGGCGAACAGGGGTTCAAGTTCAGCAGCGGGCGCATCGTGGGCTTCGGGATGGAGCCGCTGAGAGTCCTCGAGATCGCCCGCAGCGGGGCGCCGTTCCGGACGTCTGGCTGTCCGGGCTGCAACAGGCCCTATTACAACGAGCGGCCTGGCGCGATCATGTACAACTACCCTAGGCCCCTCACCCCTGCCGAGGCGGAGAGGGCCGTCTTTGAGGCGCGCCTGTCGGCGGAGAGCGTCTAA
- the gcvH gene encoding glycine cleavage system protein GcvH gives MERMYPRDLKYTVKHEWVRVEGGLATVGVTSFAQEQLGAIVGVGLPDEGVELDQGEPLADLDSMKTADQVFAPVSGKVVKVNRALEEHPEFINDDPYGDGWVAVIEMARPSELDDLMTADEYEAFVAKEASGE, from the coding sequence ATGGAGCGCATGTATCCCCGGGATCTCAAGTATACGGTCAAGCACGAGTGGGTTCGTGTGGAAGGTGGGCTTGCAACGGTGGGTGTCACCTCTTTCGCCCAGGAGCAGCTGGGTGCCATTGTTGGAGTAGGCCTCCCTGACGAAGGCGTTGAGTTGGATCAAGGCGAGCCCCTGGCCGACCTAGACTCCATGAAAACCGCTGACCAAGTCTTCGCCCCGGTGAGCGGCAAGGTGGTAAAGGTCAACCGGGCCCTTGAGGAGCACCCGGAGTTCATTAACGATGACCCGTATGGGGACGGATGGGTCGCGGTCATCGAGATGGCCCGTCCCAGCGAGCTTGACGACCTTATGACCGCTGACGAGTACGAAGCCTTTGTAGCCAAGGAGGCGAGCGGAGAATGA
- a CDS encoding proline--tRNA ligase has translation MPEKQEGFVEHIASKTDDFSQWYTDVILKSELADYAPVRGCMVIRPYGYALWENMQAKLDARIKATGHKNAYFPLFIPESFLRREAQHVEGFAPEVAWVTRAGSEDLVEPLVVRPTSETVIGYMYSKWIKSWRDLPVLINQWANVVRWEKTTRLFLRTSEFLWQEGHTCHRTAEEAEEETRRMLEVYRSFLTEDLAIPVIAGRKTEREKFAGAVRTYSVEALMTDGRALQAGTSHNLGQNFAKVFDITFLDEDDQLKHVWQTSWGVSTRLIGGIIMVHGDERGLALPPQVAPIQVVIVPIMPPAMRETVVAAARDLEARLARVCRVELDAREEYSPGWKFNEWELKGVPLRLEIGPRDIKAGHVVLVRRDTGQKTNVPMDGLERAVQDQLASVQRGLYERAKRFMDENTRRVQDYEDFKAIMDTKRGFVYAPWCGDSQCEATIKDETGATIRCIPLEDSPGPARCMRCGSETSTWVYFAKAY, from the coding sequence ATGCCGGAGAAGCAGGAAGGTTTTGTGGAGCACATAGCCTCCAAGACAGACGATTTCTCACAATGGTACACGGATGTGATCCTAAAGAGCGAGCTCGCCGATTACGCCCCGGTGCGCGGGTGCATGGTCATACGGCCGTATGGATACGCTCTTTGGGAGAACATGCAGGCCAAGCTCGACGCCCGCATCAAGGCCACGGGGCACAAGAACGCGTACTTCCCGCTTTTCATCCCAGAGAGCTTTCTTCGACGCGAGGCCCAGCACGTAGAGGGCTTCGCCCCAGAGGTCGCGTGGGTCACGCGGGCGGGCAGTGAGGACCTGGTCGAGCCGCTGGTGGTCAGGCCTACGTCAGAGACCGTCATCGGCTACATGTATTCGAAATGGATCAAATCCTGGCGGGACTTGCCTGTGCTCATCAACCAGTGGGCGAACGTTGTCAGATGGGAGAAAACCACGCGGCTCTTCCTGAGGACATCGGAGTTTCTCTGGCAGGAAGGCCACACGTGCCACCGCACCGCGGAGGAAGCCGAGGAGGAGACCCGGAGAATGCTCGAGGTCTACCGGAGTTTCCTCACGGAAGACCTAGCCATTCCCGTCATCGCGGGAAGGAAGACTGAGAGGGAGAAATTCGCAGGCGCGGTGCGGACTTACTCGGTGGAGGCCCTCATGACCGACGGCAGGGCGCTCCAGGCGGGCACGTCGCACAACCTCGGCCAGAACTTCGCAAAGGTCTTCGACATCACGTTTCTCGACGAAGACGACCAGCTCAAGCACGTATGGCAGACGTCGTGGGGCGTCTCCACGCGCCTCATCGGCGGGATAATCATGGTCCATGGGGATGAGCGCGGGCTCGCGCTCCCTCCACAGGTCGCTCCGATCCAGGTCGTCATCGTGCCTATCATGCCGCCCGCAATGCGCGAGACGGTCGTCGCCGCCGCGCGCGACCTCGAGGCGAGGCTCGCAAGGGTGTGCCGGGTTGAGCTGGACGCACGCGAGGAGTACTCGCCTGGCTGGAAGTTCAACGAGTGGGAGCTCAAGGGCGTCCCGCTCAGGCTGGAGATCGGACCTCGAGACATCAAAGCAGGCCACGTGGTGCTCGTGAGGCGCGACACCGGACAGAAAACGAACGTACCGATGGACGGCCTCGAACGCGCCGTTCAGGACCAGCTGGCCTCGGTGCAACGCGGGCTGTACGAGCGCGCCAAGCGGTTCATGGACGAGAATACTCGCCGGGTTCAGGACTATGAGGATTTCAAGGCCATCATGGACACGAAGAGAGGCTTCGTGTACGCGCCATGGTGCGGTGACTCGCAGTGCGAGGCCACCATCAAGGACGAGACCGGCGCCACCATCAGGTGCATCCCGCTCGAGGATTCTCCGGGCCCCGCAAGGTGCATGCGCTGCGGATCGGAGACGAGCACGTGGGTCTACTTCGCCAAGGCGTACTGA
- a CDS encoding radical SAM protein, producing the protein MPPALQALLDKAWEARRAAFGDAIEWVNPVRTAVLSVTGTACALGCAHCGGHYLKHMIPIDRWPEVAADEGVKSCLVSGGCDLRGRVPVAAHMDALTELAARFRLNLHLGLADEADVARLAALRPVVSFDLVADDATVREVYGLDRPAADFVSTYSLLRRYVRVVPHVCIGLRGGEPSGELEALQALARLGADAIIFIVFVPTPGTRYASRKPPALEKAVEVIARARLMFPETPIYLGCMRPRGAYREALDALAVRAGVNRIVVPSPRARGEAESLGLSAKWREECCAL; encoded by the coding sequence CTGCCACCGGCCCTGCAGGCGCTCCTGGACAAGGCCTGGGAGGCCCGGCGAGCGGCCTTCGGCGACGCCATCGAGTGGGTGAACCCTGTGCGCACAGCGGTTCTGAGCGTGACGGGGACCGCGTGTGCGCTCGGGTGCGCCCATTGCGGAGGCCACTACCTCAAACACATGATTCCGATCGATAGGTGGCCCGAAGTGGCCGCGGATGAGGGTGTGAAGAGCTGCCTCGTGAGCGGCGGGTGCGACCTGCGGGGCAGGGTGCCCGTGGCGGCGCACATGGACGCTTTGACGGAGCTCGCGGCGAGGTTCCGGCTGAACCTTCACCTCGGGCTCGCCGACGAGGCGGACGTGGCGCGACTTGCCGCGCTGCGTCCGGTGGTCTCGTTCGACCTCGTGGCGGACGACGCCACGGTCCGAGAGGTGTACGGGCTGGACAGGCCGGCTGCCGACTTCGTCTCGACCTACAGCCTTTTGAGGCGTTATGTGCGTGTCGTGCCGCACGTGTGCATCGGGCTCCGGGGTGGGGAACCATCAGGCGAGCTTGAAGCGCTCCAGGCGCTCGCGCGACTCGGAGCTGACGCGATCATCTTCATCGTCTTCGTTCCAACCCCGGGCACGCGTTACGCGTCCCGGAAGCCGCCTGCCCTCGAAAAAGCGGTCGAAGTGATTGCCCGCGCCCGGCTGATGTTTCCCGAGACCCCGATATACCTCGGATGCATGCGCCCTCGCGGTGCTTACCGGGAGGCCCTGGACGCACTGGCAGTCCGGGCGGGTGTCAACAGGATAGTGGTACCGTCGCCCCGGGCGCGTGGGGAGGCCGAGTCGCTGGGCCTCTCCGCAAAGTGGCGAGAGGAGTGCTGCGCGTTGTGA
- a CDS encoding lipoate--protein ligase family protein — MDMKWRLLRTGHRPGAWNMAVDEAIMVQVAAGASPPTFRLFEWDPPSLSLGRVQSFQRDVDAEACRRLGVDVVRRPTGGRAVLHDVEVTYSLIMSQNDPVLPAGLGESFSLATQGIIKGLRLLGVEAEIRGRDEGDGSGHVAGAPAEAVGAAGPVRTGACFDSPSWYEVVSGGRKLVGSAQARLMGVFLQHGSILIELDAEKLCSLLRFDSEDERAVAVRHLRSHATSISEILGRRVSFREVEDAVIAGMRSHISPIELVEGELTAEETALANTLISRKYGSPSWTVHRKAEA, encoded by the coding sequence GTGGACATGAAATGGAGGCTTCTCCGAACGGGGCACAGGCCGGGCGCATGGAACATGGCGGTGGACGAGGCCATTATGGTGCAGGTGGCGGCGGGCGCTTCGCCTCCTACGTTCAGGCTCTTCGAGTGGGACCCGCCGAGCCTGTCGCTGGGCCGGGTGCAGTCTTTCCAGAGGGATGTGGATGCGGAGGCATGCAGGAGGCTCGGGGTTGACGTCGTGCGCCGGCCCACCGGCGGCAGGGCCGTCCTGCACGATGTGGAGGTCACGTACAGCCTGATCATGAGCCAGAATGATCCCGTGCTCCCGGCGGGGCTGGGAGAGTCGTTCAGCCTTGCGACCCAGGGCATCATAAAGGGGCTCAGGCTCCTGGGGGTCGAGGCGGAGATCCGCGGGCGCGACGAGGGCGATGGATCGGGTCACGTTGCTGGTGCGCCGGCCGAGGCCGTGGGCGCGGCTGGTCCGGTGCGCACCGGGGCGTGCTTCGACTCGCCGTCCTGGTATGAGGTGGTTTCAGGTGGGCGGAAGCTCGTGGGAAGCGCTCAAGCTCGGCTGATGGGCGTCTTCCTCCAGCACGGATCGATCCTCATCGAGCTCGATGCGGAGAAGCTTTGTTCCCTGCTCAGGTTCGACTCGGAGGACGAAAGGGCCGTGGCTGTGAGACACTTGCGGTCCCACGCCACCTCGATCTCGGAGATCCTCGGGCGCCGGGTGAGCTTCCGGGAGGTCGAGGACGCGGTGATCGCCGGAATGCGCTCCCACATATCTCCGATTGAGCTCGTCGAAGGAGAGCTCACTGCCGAGGAAACCGCCCTGGCAAATACCCTTATTTCCCGGAAATACGGCTCGCCTTCCTGGACCGTGCACCGTAAGGCGGAGGCTTGA
- a CDS encoding aminomethyl-transferring glycine dehydrogenase subunit GcvPA has product MNYVPHTDRDRSEMLAQIGVSSIDELFSDVPAEVRLKRALRLPEPMSEYELARHMAALAKRNATTDDLVSFLGAGSYDHFVPSVVRHIVSRSEFYTAYTPYQAEISQGMLQAIFEYQTLMCELVAMDVSNASLYDGATAVAEAATMACRQARRQRVVVSRGVHPEYRATLKTYARNLGIEVVEAALSDGVTDLEDLDRVTSPATACVILQNPNFLGSVEHMDAAAEIAHASGALFVASVDPISLGVLAPPGEYGADIAVGEGQGLGSPMSYGGPYLGFLACRQELVRNMPGRVAGETRDPEGRRGYILTLQAREQHIRRERATSNICSNEALSALAAAVYLSWLGKSGIREVGELCLQKAHYAFDRITAIPGFGPASSAPFFKEFAVRMPVPPEEAGKALARSNILAGLPLGRFYPDLGDAMLIAVTEKRTKEEIDSFCRALEGLA; this is encoded by the coding sequence ATGAACTACGTCCCCCATACCGACCGGGACCGTAGTGAAATGCTCGCCCAAATCGGGGTCTCCAGCATCGACGAGCTCTTCTCCGACGTGCCCGCGGAGGTCAGGCTCAAGCGGGCCCTTCGCCTCCCGGAGCCGATGTCCGAGTATGAGCTCGCCCGGCACATGGCCGCGCTTGCGAAAAGGAACGCCACGACGGACGACCTGGTATCGTTCCTCGGGGCCGGGTCGTACGACCACTTCGTGCCAAGCGTGGTGCGGCACATCGTGTCGCGGTCGGAGTTCTACACGGCTTACACGCCTTACCAGGCCGAGATAAGCCAGGGTATGCTCCAGGCCATCTTCGAGTACCAGACACTGATGTGCGAGCTCGTCGCCATGGACGTGAGCAACGCGTCGCTCTACGACGGCGCGACGGCGGTCGCGGAGGCGGCTACGATGGCATGCCGCCAAGCCCGGCGCCAGCGAGTGGTGGTCTCCAGGGGGGTACACCCTGAGTACCGGGCCACGCTCAAGACCTACGCGCGAAACCTCGGGATAGAGGTGGTCGAGGCCGCCTTATCCGACGGGGTCACCGACCTCGAGGACCTGGACCGGGTCACGTCCCCGGCGACCGCGTGCGTGATCCTGCAGAACCCGAACTTCCTCGGGTCTGTGGAACACATGGACGCAGCTGCCGAGATCGCCCACGCGAGCGGCGCGCTCTTCGTGGCGTCCGTGGATCCGATCTCCCTGGGTGTCCTCGCTCCTCCTGGGGAGTACGGGGCTGACATCGCGGTCGGCGAAGGGCAGGGCCTCGGAAGCCCCATGAGCTATGGCGGCCCATACCTGGGCTTCCTCGCGTGCAGGCAGGAGTTGGTGAGAAACATGCCGGGCCGTGTAGCGGGTGAAACCCGCGATCCCGAGGGGCGGAGGGGCTACATTCTCACACTCCAGGCCAGGGAGCAGCACATCAGGAGGGAGCGCGCCACGTCCAACATCTGCTCCAACGAGGCCCTATCGGCCTTGGCCGCGGCGGTATACCTCTCGTGGCTAGGGAAGAGCGGGATAAGAGAGGTCGGCGAGCTGTGCCTCCAGAAGGCGCACTACGCCTTCGACAGGATCACGGCGATCCCCGGGTTCGGGCCCGCAAGCTCCGCGCCATTCTTCAAGGAGTTCGCGGTGCGGATGCCCGTTCCGCCGGAAGAGGCCGGCAAGGCCCTGGCGCGTTCGAACATCCTTGCCGGACTGCCGCTCGGTCGATTCTACCCGGACCTCGGCGATGCCATGCTCATAGCTGTCACCGAGAAACGGACGAAAGAAGAGATAGACTCATTCTGCCGTGCACTGGAGGGATTGGCATGA